In Paraburkholderia phenazinium, one DNA window encodes the following:
- a CDS encoding MraY family glycosyltransferase → MVMQALTTTPWTAIALAALVAACACALILLVLLRTGLAWRLATDIPNDRSLHVRPTPRVGGWGIVPVAVVGILLAAPGLWCAAVAAAFLAAVSQVDDRRGLPARVRFAAHLIAVAGFVVLYPAPVPWVMLVALSILMIWLVNLYNFMDGADGLAGGMALFGFGGYAVAALSSAQPLPELALACALVSGAALGFLLFNFHPARIFLGDAGSISLGFLAGALGYWGWLRGVWPIWFPVLVFAPFITDASITLARRLLRGEKFWQAHREHYYQRMVRSGMGHARTAITWYALMAAGIMIAVYLLGRPPAVQWCVVAAWVVALCLLGVAVDLRWRRFQSTLSEQSSEV, encoded by the coding sequence ATGGTCATGCAAGCGCTTACGACGACGCCCTGGACGGCTATCGCACTGGCCGCCCTGGTGGCCGCCTGCGCCTGTGCGCTGATTTTGCTGGTCCTGCTGAGAACCGGCCTCGCCTGGCGTCTCGCCACGGATATCCCGAACGATCGTTCGCTTCATGTCCGGCCCACGCCGCGCGTCGGGGGCTGGGGCATCGTGCCGGTCGCGGTGGTGGGCATTCTGCTGGCCGCGCCGGGCCTGTGGTGCGCGGCTGTGGCGGCGGCGTTCCTGGCCGCCGTATCGCAGGTCGACGACCGTCGCGGACTGCCGGCTCGCGTCCGCTTTGCGGCCCACCTGATTGCCGTCGCCGGTTTCGTGGTGCTCTATCCGGCGCCGGTGCCGTGGGTGATGCTCGTGGCCCTGTCGATTCTGATGATCTGGCTGGTCAATCTTTACAATTTCATGGACGGCGCGGACGGTCTCGCCGGCGGGATGGCGCTGTTTGGCTTCGGCGGCTATGCCGTGGCCGCGCTGAGCTCGGCCCAGCCGCTGCCCGAACTGGCCTTGGCGTGCGCTTTGGTCTCGGGAGCGGCGCTGGGCTTCCTGTTGTTTAATTTCCACCCCGCACGGATTTTCCTAGGTGACGCCGGCTCGATCTCGTTAGGCTTTCTTGCCGGTGCTTTGGGCTATTGGGGCTGGCTTCGCGGCGTCTGGCCCATCTGGTTTCCGGTGCTGGTGTTCGCGCCGTTCATCACCGACGCCTCCATCACCTTGGCGCGCCGTCTGTTGCGCGGCGAAAAATTTTGGCAAGCGCACCGGGAGCACTACTATCAGCGTATGGTGCGTTCAGGGATGGGCCATGCCAGAACCGCCATCACGTGGTATGCGCTGATGGCGGCTGGCATAATGATTGCGGTGTATTTGCTTGGCCGGCCTCCGGCTGTTCAATGGTGCGTTGTCGCTGCATGGGTCGTCGCGCTCTGTCTGTTGGGCGTGGCAGTAGATCTGCGTTGGCGTCGCTTTCAATCAACACTGTCTGAACAATCCTCTGAGGTATGA
- a CDS encoding methyl-accepting chemotaxis protein, with protein sequence MLNNITIRGGLTLVIGVFVAFLLTVIGVGYGALKLASNGLHDVQRNSVALTHLNASSAKLLQVRLALGSYETLFSVGKQTDDLLPAAHKVLIESNDDFHTYAAGPFGSDDEQRLAHAVETARSALVDQAIEPEFKALADNDFNTFRNIQGETANSFYATYAKAIDALEQLEADNQQRQADTAGARFRIATLLFAAIGVISIVIGVLARVGLSAAVIRPVNQTIRHFQRIAAGDLTIAVKVRSRNEMGQLLGALTQMRDGLIDTVSKVRGSTGAITQGANEIASGNADLSRRTEQQAAALEETAASMEELSATVKQNADNAQQANRLAHGALETVTRGGTVVGRVTETMEGITTSSRKVAEIIGMIEGIAFQTNILALNAAVEAARAGEQGRGFAVVASEVRSLAQRSGTAAKEIKELIGESAAKVEQGASLVAEAGKTMHEAMQSVERVTSIMGEIEAAAREQSEGIAQVNKAITQIDEVTQHNAALVEEAAAAAKSLEEQASVLREAVSVFQLEAGESRADEGSEESFAASGRGRSSGQLGSGAVAPLQAA encoded by the coding sequence ATGCTAAATAACATCACCATTCGGGGCGGATTGACGCTGGTCATCGGCGTCTTCGTCGCGTTCTTGCTGACCGTGATCGGGGTCGGATACGGCGCGCTCAAGCTCGCGAGCAACGGCTTGCACGATGTGCAGCGCAATTCGGTCGCGTTGACGCATCTGAACGCCAGTTCTGCGAAGCTGTTGCAGGTGCGGCTCGCATTGGGCAGTTACGAGACCCTGTTCAGCGTCGGCAAGCAAACGGACGATCTGCTGCCCGCTGCGCACAAGGTGCTGATCGAGTCGAATGACGATTTCCACACCTACGCGGCAGGTCCTTTCGGCAGCGACGACGAGCAGCGGCTCGCCCATGCCGTGGAGACGGCGCGATCGGCATTGGTCGATCAGGCTATCGAGCCGGAATTCAAGGCGCTTGCCGATAACGACTTCAACACCTTCCGCAATATCCAGGGCGAGACCGCCAACAGTTTCTACGCCACGTACGCGAAAGCGATCGACGCGCTCGAGCAACTGGAAGCCGATAACCAGCAGCGTCAGGCCGACACCGCCGGTGCGCGTTTTCGCATTGCCACGCTGCTGTTTGCGGCGATCGGCGTGATCTCGATCGTGATTGGCGTGCTGGCGCGCGTCGGTCTTTCGGCGGCGGTGATCCGGCCGGTCAACCAGACCATTCGCCATTTTCAGCGTATTGCCGCGGGCGATCTGACGATCGCCGTCAAGGTGCGTTCGCGCAACGAGATGGGCCAGTTGCTCGGCGCCCTGACGCAGATGCGCGATGGCCTGATCGACACGGTATCGAAGGTGCGCGGCAGCACCGGCGCGATTACCCAGGGTGCGAATGAGATCGCCTCGGGCAACGCGGATCTGTCGCGCCGCACGGAACAGCAGGCGGCGGCGCTCGAGGAGACCGCGGCCAGCATGGAAGAGCTGTCGGCGACGGTGAAGCAGAACGCCGACAACGCGCAGCAGGCCAACCGCCTCGCTCACGGCGCGCTGGAGACCGTGACCCGCGGCGGCACCGTAGTGGGCCGCGTGACCGAAACGATGGAGGGCATCACCACCTCGTCGCGCAAGGTGGCCGAGATCATCGGCATGATCGAAGGGATTGCATTCCAGACTAACATCCTCGCGCTGAACGCCGCCGTCGAAGCCGCACGCGCGGGCGAACAGGGACGTGGCTTTGCGGTAGTGGCGTCGGAAGTGCGCAGTCTCGCGCAGCGCTCCGGTACGGCGGCGAAGGAGATCAAGGAGCTGATCGGCGAGTCGGCGGCCAAGGTGGAGCAGGGTGCATCGCTCGTGGCCGAAGCGGGCAAGACGATGCACGAAGCGATGCAGTCGGTCGAACGCGTGACCAGCATCATGGGCGAAATCGAAGCAGCCGCCCGCGAACAAAGCGAGGGCATCGCGCAGGTCAACAAGGCGATTACCCAGATCGACGAGGTCACGCAGCACAACGCCGCGCTGGTGGAAGAGGCCGCTGCGGCGGCGAAATCGCTGGAAGAGCAGGCGTCCGTGTTGCGCGAGGCGGTGTCCGTGTTTCAGCTTGAAGCGGGCGAGTCGCGGGCGGACGAAGGCAGCGAGGAATCGTTTGCCGCCAGCGGGCGCGGGAGATCTTCAGGTCAGCTTGGCAGCGGCGCAGTGGCGCCGCTTCAGGCGGCCTAG
- a CDS encoding glycosyltransferase family 4 protein: MNGFQNPYGGSEQETLHLARLLNTRSEVKLWSSSSRSSPELVEQFGIKTLGLAPGHRPNGGTYVFVGSHWRHRTWPYLGPVPQRLIYVYNTFHPKILTLTSTHPKLLRWPETEYVFISEFQKRQVGVDGVVHPSPIDIEQFKPGLPATRSRPVVGRMSRDTADKHDDEDLVLYREWSAQGVDVRLQGATTLAGALGDQPNIELFPEGATPAADFMRSLDVFYYRTGSHVETFGRVVFEAMACALPVVCHRRGGYADWIRHGENGFIFDTTEQARQIVATLLADPALRASVGQRARETVESMYSAAALDQRAQFFTAQESSAVRPYRNQGEEALVANR; encoded by the coding sequence GTGAACGGATTCCAGAATCCGTACGGCGGCAGCGAGCAGGAGACCCTCCATCTTGCCAGGCTGCTGAACACGCGAAGCGAGGTCAAGCTGTGGTCGTCATCGTCGCGGAGTTCGCCTGAACTGGTCGAGCAGTTCGGCATCAAGACGCTCGGACTCGCGCCGGGACATCGGCCGAATGGCGGGACCTACGTCTTCGTCGGCTCGCACTGGCGCCACCGGACGTGGCCGTATCTCGGACCGGTACCGCAACGGCTGATTTACGTCTACAACACGTTTCATCCGAAGATCCTGACGCTGACTTCAACGCATCCGAAGCTGCTGCGTTGGCCGGAGACGGAGTACGTGTTCATCTCCGAGTTCCAGAAGCGTCAGGTGGGTGTGGATGGCGTGGTGCATCCGTCGCCTATCGACATTGAGCAGTTCAAACCAGGCTTGCCCGCAACGCGCAGCCGGCCCGTCGTCGGCCGGATGAGCCGCGATACCGCGGACAAGCATGATGACGAAGACCTCGTGCTGTATCGGGAGTGGTCGGCCCAAGGCGTCGATGTGAGGTTGCAGGGCGCTACCACCCTCGCTGGAGCGCTAGGGGACCAGCCGAACATCGAACTCTTTCCGGAAGGCGCGACGCCGGCCGCCGACTTTATGCGCTCGCTCGATGTCTTCTATTATCGGACCGGGTCGCACGTCGAAACGTTTGGCCGCGTGGTGTTCGAAGCGATGGCCTGCGCGCTGCCGGTGGTGTGTCACCGGCGCGGCGGCTATGCCGACTGGATCCGGCATGGCGAGAACGGCTTTATCTTCGACACCACCGAGCAGGCGCGTCAGATTGTGGCCACGTTGCTGGCCGATCCTGCGCTGCGTGCGTCGGTCGGACAGCGCGCCCGGGAGACCGTCGAATCGATGTATTCGGCAGCCGCGCTCGACCAGCGTGCGCAATTCTTTACCGCGCAGGAGAGTAGCGCGGTCCGGCCCTATCGGAATCAGGGCGAGGAAGCCTTGGTGGCGAACCGTTGA
- a CDS encoding polysaccharide biosynthesis protein yields the protein MLKNKASLLSLSAFLFDLFAVTAAWLTAYVIRFNGTVPADFMEGALHSLFWVLPVYGVMFRIFGLYRGMWVFASLPDLMRISKSVIAGALVTMVVSVMVQPVPIVPRSVLVVSPLLLFLVMGGTRALYRATKEFYLYGGLVGQGKPVVVLGAGSAGASLARELSRSSEWRLVGLLDDDVAKHGREIYGYKVLGSISELPQLAESLKTEYAIIAIPSASVEAQRRVATLCVRAGVRAMVLPALTTLTQGQAFLSRVRQIDLEDLLGRDPVKIDTPHVEALLRNRVVMVTGAGGSIGSELCRQILRFEPAQLIAFDLSEYAMYKLTEELHDRFPGLPVVPVIGDAKDSLLLDEVLSRHAPHILFHAAAYKHVPLMEEQNAWQAVRNNVLGTYRVARAAIRHDVKHFVLISTDKAVNPTNVMGASKRLAEMACQALQQTSSRTQFETVRFGNVLGSAGSVIPKFQQQIAKGGPVTVTHPEITRFFMTIPEASQLVLQASSMGRGGEIFILDMGEPVKIVDLARDLIRLYGFSEEHIRIVFTGLRPGEKLYEELLADDETTTRTPHPKLRIAQARGVPDNLLDELLPWLMQHRVLPDQDVRRDLRRWVPEYQPTLAPPLQSVPSVTNARAS from the coding sequence ATGTTAAAAAATAAAGCCTCTTTGCTGTCCCTCAGTGCCTTCCTGTTCGATCTGTTTGCGGTCACGGCGGCATGGCTGACCGCCTACGTCATTCGCTTCAACGGCACCGTCCCGGCTGACTTCATGGAAGGTGCGTTGCATTCGCTCTTCTGGGTGCTGCCGGTCTACGGTGTGATGTTCCGCATCTTTGGCCTGTACCGAGGCATGTGGGTGTTCGCCAGTCTCCCGGACCTCATGCGGATCTCGAAGTCGGTTATCGCCGGCGCGCTCGTCACGATGGTGGTCTCGGTGATGGTGCAACCGGTACCGATCGTGCCGCGCTCCGTGCTGGTGGTCTCGCCGCTGCTGCTGTTCCTCGTCATGGGCGGCACTCGCGCGCTCTATCGCGCGACCAAGGAGTTCTATCTCTACGGTGGTCTCGTCGGCCAGGGCAAGCCGGTCGTCGTGCTGGGCGCGGGCTCCGCAGGCGCGAGCCTCGCCCGCGAATTGTCGCGTTCGAGCGAGTGGCGTCTGGTTGGCCTGCTCGACGACGATGTAGCCAAGCATGGCCGCGAAATCTACGGCTACAAGGTGCTGGGCTCCATCAGCGAGTTGCCGCAACTGGCCGAGTCGCTCAAGACCGAATACGCCATCATCGCGATTCCTTCTGCTTCTGTGGAAGCACAGCGCCGCGTGGCGACGCTGTGCGTGCGCGCCGGCGTGCGTGCCATGGTGTTGCCGGCCCTGACCACGCTGACGCAAGGTCAGGCGTTCCTGTCGCGGGTTCGGCAGATCGACCTCGAAGACCTGTTGGGACGTGATCCAGTGAAGATCGATACGCCGCACGTCGAAGCCCTGCTGCGCAATCGCGTGGTGATGGTGACGGGCGCGGGCGGTTCGATCGGCTCCGAACTGTGCCGTCAGATCCTGCGCTTCGAGCCGGCGCAACTGATCGCTTTCGATCTGTCCGAGTACGCGATGTACAAGCTCACGGAAGAGCTGCACGACCGCTTCCCGGGCTTGCCGGTGGTGCCGGTAATCGGCGATGCCAAGGATTCCTTGCTGCTCGACGAGGTGCTGTCACGCCATGCGCCGCACATCTTGTTTCACGCGGCGGCCTACAAGCATGTGCCGCTGATGGAAGAGCAGAACGCGTGGCAAGCGGTTCGCAACAACGTGCTGGGTACGTACCGCGTGGCGCGGGCGGCGATCCGTCACGATGTGAAGCACTTCGTCCTGATCTCCACGGACAAGGCCGTCAATCCCACCAACGTAATGGGCGCGAGCAAGCGTCTCGCGGAGATGGCGTGTCAGGCCTTGCAGCAAACCAGCTCGCGCACCCAGTTCGAAACGGTGCGCTTCGGCAATGTGCTGGGCAGCGCGGGCAGCGTGATTCCGAAGTTCCAGCAGCAGATTGCCAAGGGCGGTCCAGTCACCGTGACGCACCCGGAGATCACGCGCTTCTTCATGACGATTCCCGAGGCCTCGCAACTGGTGTTGCAGGCGTCGAGCATGGGACGCGGCGGCGAGATCTTCATCCTCGATATGGGCGAGCCCGTGAAGATCGTCGATCTGGCGCGCGATCTGATCCGTCTGTACGGGTTCAGCGAGGAGCACATCCGCATCGTGTTCACCGGTCTGCGGCCAGGTGAGAAGCTGTACGAAGAATTGCTCGCCGACGACGAAACCACCACCCGTACGCCGCATCCGAAACTCCGGATCGCTCAGGCGCGCGGAGTGCCGGATAACCTGCTGGACGAATTGTTGCCCTGGTTGATGCAGCACCGTGTGTTGCCGGATCAGGACGTACGGCGCGATCTGCGTCGCTGGGTGCCGGAATATCAGCCGACGCTGGCGCCGCCGCTGCAGAGCGTGCCTTCGGTCACCAACGCTCGCGCTTCGTAG
- a CDS encoding glycosyltransferase family 2 protein — translation MTATNAPRPESDNLSVSVVVYRPDLALLTRTLSSLETACNALRVNSPAFAVTLYLVDNGGLPDISADLNTLQERGIPTVLISGHGNVGYGRGHNLAIERSASRYHLVLNPDIDLDGDALVNALDFFAQHPEAGLLTPRIGDDEGRLQYLCRRYPTLLDLFVRGFMPGGIRRLFTRRLSRYEMRDVINDRDIVWDPPIVSGCFMLFRTDLLKGLAGFDPRYFLYFEDYDLSLRTHEHARVVYTPDVRVLHHGGGAARKGSTHIQMFVASAFKFFNRFGWKWL, via the coding sequence ATGACAGCTACAAACGCGCCGCGCCCTGAGAGCGATAACTTGTCCGTGTCCGTGGTCGTCTATCGGCCGGACCTGGCGCTCCTCACTCGCACCTTGTCGAGTCTGGAGACCGCATGCAACGCGTTGCGCGTCAACAGTCCTGCTTTCGCGGTCACCCTTTACCTGGTCGACAACGGCGGACTGCCGGACATCTCCGCAGACCTGAACACCCTGCAGGAGCGGGGCATTCCCACAGTCCTCATCAGCGGCCACGGCAACGTCGGCTATGGACGCGGTCATAACCTCGCCATCGAACGGTCTGCGAGTCGCTATCACCTTGTCCTGAACCCCGATATCGATCTCGACGGCGACGCCCTGGTGAACGCCCTCGATTTCTTCGCCCAACATCCCGAGGCCGGTCTGTTGACGCCGCGCATCGGCGACGACGAAGGGCGTCTGCAATACCTCTGCCGCCGCTATCCGACGCTGCTCGATCTGTTCGTCAGGGGCTTCATGCCGGGCGGCATCAGACGACTGTTCACGCGACGGCTCTCGCGCTACGAAATGCGCGACGTCATCAACGACCGCGACATCGTCTGGGACCCGCCCATCGTGAGCGGCTGCTTCATGCTGTTCCGCACGGACTTGCTCAAAGGGCTCGCCGGCTTCGATCCGCGCTACTTCCTCTACTTCGAAGACTACGACCTGAGCCTGCGCACGCATGAGCACGCCCGCGTGGTCTACACGCCGGACGTGCGGGTGCTCCACCACGGCGGCGGCGCCGCGCGCAAAGGCTCGACGCACATCCAGATGTTCGTCGCGTCGGCGTTCAAGTTCTTCAACCGGTTCGGCTGGAAGTGGCTATGA
- a CDS encoding UDP-glucose 4-epimerase family protein, producing the protein MSQVLVTGANGFVGRALCGALLQGGHQVTGLIRQPGGCPTGTQEWMHKGQNFAGLTEAWPDALQADCVVHLAARVHVMQDPAANPLAEFRATNVEGALRVAEAARAKGVRRMVFVSSIKAMAEADAGRPLREDAQPQPQDPYGQSKHEAEQVLVQYGNAFGLEIVIVRPPLVYGPDVRANFLRLMTALSKGLPLPLGAISAKRSLVYVDNLADALVHCVTAPQAAGQSFHVADGEDLTVAELARSLARHLQAPARLVPVPASWLRLAGNLTGRSAQVDRLIGSLQVDTSRIRTVLGWQPPYTTDQGLAATARWYRATH; encoded by the coding sequence ATGAGTCAGGTTCTCGTCACCGGCGCCAACGGCTTCGTCGGACGCGCCCTGTGCGGCGCGCTGTTGCAGGGCGGTCATCAAGTGACCGGCTTGATCCGTCAGCCCGGCGGCTGTCCGACAGGAACCCAGGAATGGATGCACAAGGGGCAGAATTTCGCGGGCCTCACCGAGGCCTGGCCTGACGCACTTCAGGCTGACTGCGTCGTGCACCTCGCGGCGCGTGTCCACGTCATGCAGGACCCGGCTGCGAACCCGCTTGCCGAATTCCGCGCGACGAATGTCGAAGGCGCCCTGCGGGTTGCCGAGGCCGCGCGCGCAAAAGGCGTGCGACGCATGGTCTTTGTCAGCAGCATCAAGGCCATGGCGGAGGCCGACGCCGGCCGCCCACTGCGCGAGGACGCGCAGCCGCAGCCGCAGGATCCCTATGGCCAGTCGAAGCACGAGGCCGAGCAGGTGCTGGTGCAATACGGCAACGCCTTTGGGCTCGAGATCGTGATCGTCCGCCCGCCGCTTGTGTACGGTCCCGACGTGCGCGCCAATTTTCTGCGCCTGATGACGGCCCTTTCCAAAGGCTTACCGTTGCCGCTCGGCGCGATTAGCGCGAAGCGCAGTCTTGTCTACGTGGACAATCTGGCCGATGCGCTGGTGCATTGTGTGACCGCGCCCCAGGCGGCGGGCCAGTCTTTCCACGTCGCGGACGGCGAGGATCTGACCGTCGCGGAGCTGGCTCGCTCACTGGCGAGGCATCTGCAGGCGCCGGCTCGCCTGGTGCCGGTGCCGGCGAGCTGGTTGCGCCTGGCGGGCAACCTGACCGGCCGTTCTGCCCAGGTGGATCGTCTGATCGGCAGTTTGCAGGTCGATACGAGCCGCATTCGCACGGTGCTCGGCTGGCAGCCTCCCTATACAACCGACCAGGGGCTGGCCGCGACCGCCCGCTGGTATCGAGCCACGCACTGA
- a CDS encoding MraY family glycosyltransferase gives MLSFALGFLVSLLITLLIVRYAHLHEKFSTDTDLAGVQKFHAQPVPRIGGTGILIGLVVSALQLHHAYPAVSGGILGLVACGLPAFGSGLVEDLTKRVSPLARLVCTMAAAALAYFLLNIAVTRISVPPLDFLLSYAVISCAVTVLAVAALANAVNIIDGFNGLASMVAFMMFASLAYVAFEVSDPIVLSASLIMMGAVMGFFIWNFPAGLIFLGDGGAYFIGFMLAELSIMLVMRNRDVSAWYPVLLFMYPIFETCFSIYRKKFIRGMSPGIPDGVHLHMLVYKRLMRWAVGARTARELTRRNSLTSPYLWLLCLVAVIPATLFWRHTLHLFCFVVVFAATYVWLYVSIVRFKSPRWLVVRKKRRA, from the coding sequence ATGCTCAGTTTCGCGCTCGGGTTCCTCGTCTCTCTGCTGATCACCTTGTTGATCGTGCGCTACGCGCATCTGCACGAAAAATTCTCCACCGATACCGATCTGGCCGGCGTGCAGAAATTCCACGCGCAACCGGTGCCGCGGATCGGCGGCACGGGCATCCTGATCGGCCTGGTGGTGTCGGCCTTGCAGTTGCATCACGCGTATCCGGCCGTGTCCGGGGGGATTCTGGGGCTCGTGGCATGCGGCCTGCCGGCCTTCGGCTCGGGACTGGTGGAAGACCTGACCAAGCGCGTCTCGCCGCTCGCGCGGCTCGTCTGCACGATGGCGGCCGCTGCCCTCGCCTATTTCCTGCTGAATATCGCCGTCACGCGCATTAGCGTGCCGCCGCTCGATTTTCTGCTCTCCTATGCGGTGATTTCCTGCGCGGTCACGGTGCTGGCCGTGGCGGCGCTGGCGAACGCCGTCAACATCATCGATGGCTTCAACGGGCTTGCCTCGATGGTCGCGTTCATGATGTTCGCGTCGCTGGCGTATGTGGCGTTCGAGGTGTCGGATCCGATCGTGCTGTCCGCGTCGCTCATCATGATGGGCGCGGTGATGGGCTTCTTCATCTGGAATTTTCCGGCCGGCCTGATCTTTCTCGGCGACGGCGGCGCGTACTTCATCGGCTTCATGCTCGCGGAACTGTCGATCATGCTGGTGATGCGCAACCGCGATGTGTCGGCGTGGTATCCGGTGCTGCTGTTCATGTACCCGATCTTCGAGACGTGTTTCTCGATCTACCGGAAGAAGTTCATTCGCGGGATGTCGCCGGGGATTCCCGATGGCGTCCACCTGCATATGCTGGTCTACAAGCGGCTGATGCGCTGGGCCGTGGGCGCACGCACGGCACGCGAGCTGACGCGGCGCAATTCGCTGACCTCGCCGTATCTGTGGCTACTGTGCCTGGTGGCCGTGATCCCGGCCACGTTGTTCTGGCGGCACACGCTGCATCTGTTCTGCTTCGTGGTGGTGTTTGCCGCGACCTACGTGTGGCTCTATGTGAGTATCGTGCGCTTCAAGTCGCCGCGATGGCTGGTGGTGAGGAAGAAACGGCGGGCATAG
- a CDS encoding GtrA family protein produces the protein MRQQLIRFLIAGVAGFVVDAGILYLALAVGLGYFAGRAVSFLCAVWATWQINRRYTFTSVRSESAWVEWWRYLAAMSVGGVVNYGAYSATVLTLKGLPFLPIVGVAVGSLAGMVVNFASAKLWVFRQR, from the coding sequence ATGCGCCAGCAACTGATTCGTTTCCTGATCGCGGGCGTCGCAGGGTTCGTGGTGGACGCCGGCATTCTGTACCTCGCGCTCGCCGTGGGTCTCGGTTACTTCGCCGGCCGCGCGGTGTCGTTCCTGTGCGCCGTATGGGCCACCTGGCAAATCAACCGCCGCTATACCTTCACCTCGGTGCGCAGCGAGTCGGCGTGGGTTGAGTGGTGGCGCTATCTTGCCGCGATGTCGGTGGGAGGCGTCGTCAACTATGGCGCCTATAGCGCGACCGTGCTCACGCTCAAGGGACTGCCGTTCCTGCCTATTGTGGGCGTCGCGGTGGGATCGCTGGCGGGCATGGTCGTGAATTTTGCCTCGGCCAAGCTGTGGGTCTTCAGGCAACGCTGA